In Streptococcus gallolyticus subsp. gallolyticus DSM 16831, the sequence CTATAGTGATTAAAGAGTGGAACCAATGCTACGCTTGTGGAAAAGTGGCATATGGTCGAGGTCTTAAATCAATAGAAGAAACATTATCTGTTTTCGGAGGTAACATCGATATTCAGATTAATGATAATGTCTTTGTGATAAAAATTTTATTGCCAATAGATTGGAAATTATGTTATGAAAATTTTATTGATTGATGACCATAAACTTTTTGCTAAGAGTATTCAACTAATGTGTGAACAGTTTGATGAAATTGATACTTTAGATACATTAACAGCAAATTTTGATAATTTTGACATCAACCCAACATACTATGATATTGTTTTACTTGATATTAATTTAACAAATATTTCTAAAGAGAATGGTTTGGATTTAGCGGAAAAATTAATTCAAAATTATCCAGGAATAAAAGTCGCTATGTTAACGGGTTATGTGAAATCTGTTTATGAAGAACGTGCTAAAAAGATTGGCACCTACGGTTTTATTGATAAAAATATTGAACCAGATAAATTGTTGAGAATTTTAAAAATAATCTACTCTGGTAAAAAATATTTTGAGCAGTTTGGCTACCAAGATTGTTCAGAAGAATTAACCAAGCAA encodes:
- a CDS encoding response regulator: MKILLIDDHKLFAKSIQLMCEQFDEIDTLDTLTANFDNFDINPTYYDIVLLDINLTNISKENGLDLAEKLIQNYPGIKVAMLTGYVKSVYEERAKKIGTYGFIDKNIEPDKLLRILKIIYSGKKYFEQFGYQDCSEELTKQEVTILDLSRKGHTIKAIEETLYISRRTVFNHLSHIYAKLSVNNKQEAIYKAEQLGYFMDF